Genomic segment of Catharus ustulatus isolate bCatUst1 chromosome 3, bCatUst1.pri.v2, whole genome shotgun sequence:
GGACACTCTCCACATTTCTATATTTGCTTAAGCACCCCTTGTGACTTTTGCTTGACTTTGTGTAAATGAAGTTGAGGTTACGGAAGAATACTTCCTCTCGGTCGAGGACGGACAGAATGCCAATATAAAATTACCCTCCAGTCCCAGAGCAAGAAGTATCTGCCAATTGTGCACTGAGCCAACTGTTGAGACGCTGGGGTatggagaaaaacaagcaaattaGGACTGAAGTGAGCTCACAAGGAAAGTATTCTGCCTTGGCAGAGGCGTGTTTACCTCCTAAATGTGGCTTACAGACTCTTTCACAAATACTGCTCAGActctgcaggagaggcagcGAGATCCATGCAGCAACAGTGATTTCACTTTTTTGGATACACAAATCTCTCTCCCCTCTTAAAACATATACTCTAACATACAGCTCATCCACAACCACTCACAAATACATCTAACAGAGAAGTAATGAAAACTAGAGATCAGTAGCCCCTTCTCTCTCTTGCACATGCTTGCTTTCTAAAATGTTTCCATATCTTTTCATTTACTTTCAAGTCTAGGGATAGTACAGCTTTGCTAGAAGTGACTAAGAATGTCTGGAGGAGTCGGATTTATTTCAAAACTAAGTTGTCCCAAAATGtctctctgtttttaaatgtcACTGGTTTTGAATAAATTCCGGTTCTACAGCTACAATCCATTTAGTTATATTTGGCAGTTTTAGACAAACATTGACAACTATGTCAGCCCCATTGAGAGAAAAATGCACGTGTGCCAGTAAATAAAGGATCCTCTATTGTTAGCAGTACAGCAGGTAAAAAAGTAATAACTGCAGGTGAAAAGCCTGCATTGTGCCTATTTTAAGGACAACTCACAAACAACTTTGTAGTGTAACCATTCCGAGCCGGTAGGGTGATTtagggtggggagggggaggttGTCTCAAGACTCAAATACTCGGTGGCTCAAGCTCTGCTAGCCAAGTTACCCCCCCCTTTCTGAACTGGAGAAAGGCTATCGCTATAAACACAGACTGCACATTTTCACCTTCTCCCCAAAACACAGGACGGTGTTTCTTACCTATTTGGTCTTCAGGGATGAGTGATTCGATTGGAGGATCGAGTTCGGAGCTTTGGGACAGATAGTTCTTGACTTGGGTCATGAACTGACGAATTGTTTGCAGCATATCGGTGCTCGAAACGTGGCACTCCTTGTTTTCTTGGAGAAAGCTGACATAGTCCTGCACTAAGCATCCAAAATAGGTGCGTTTGTCCCGGGACATCTCCGCAATTTTCTTAATCATCCTCTTCTCGGGGGTCATGAAGGAACTGAAAACCCCGCTGACTTTCCGCAGCTGAGATTTCACAATCTTGGGGAGAACGAACgagctgcttcttttcttcttgggCTTCAGAGGGGGTGCCATGCTCTCCTGGTCGCTCTCCCCCTCAAAGTCCTCCAGGCTGCTGTTGGTGTCCCCCTCGTAGCCGAAGAGCGGCATGCTCCGATCGAAGTCCAGCGAGTCCGACGAGGAGGTGGAAATGCTCATGTCGCTCAGTCTCTGCCGGCCTCCATCCCACGGGATGTGTGACTCACAGATGGCAGCTGGCTttctgggagctgccagggccgGCTGGGGCAGGGTTTCGCCTGGAGCGGCGGCCGGCTCGGGCGCGCGCGTGGATCCGGGTcggagcgccgccgccgcgctcctGGAGGCTCCGTCTGCCTCCGAGCACGCCGCCTGCTTCTTCAGCCGCGGAGGCGGAATCGGGGTGGGCTTGCTGTGCAGCAAATCCGAGCCTCTCTCCTTCTGACAGTTGGCTGTTTCTGGCATGCTCGCCTGCTTTATAGTCCTGGAAACCTGCGGGCTCGTGAGGGTGCTATTAATAGCGGGAGGAggcggccggggcgggggggagcGAGGCCTGGCGGTGCCGTTCACGTCTGGAGCTCTCGGGCTCGGCCTTTTCAGGCTTCCGCTGACATCCTGGCTGTGCACTTTCAAGAAGAGGGGATTAATGAAGCACAGCGCTCCGTTGGTCTGGCTGCACTCCAGCTCCGAAGGCGTTCTGGTTCGTATAGAATGCACTCCATTTATAAGGCAGAGCTGGCGTGAGTCTTTGCGAGCACTGTCCGAAGGCACGGGCCTACAAGGAGGTGAAGGATCCGGGGGTTTGCTGTTAGCCAGGGAGCTCCAAAAGTCTGAAAATCATCATTGCGTTAACGTAAGAATGCAAAACAGCATGCAGACGGCTTTCAGAACATTCAGCTCAACAACACCAGTTCAAGTAGTAAAGCATCAAGAAACTTAGGAAAGATTTTATAaattcaaaggggaaaaaaaaattcaagtgaaCCTCTTAAAGCACCACCAGACATAACTGCATGATATattcctggggctgcccctACTCATTTATAAATACCGTGACCAATGCATAGTTTCCAATCAGCCCACTAAGCTTAAAATTAAACTCAGAATCAGAGAAAGGAATGGAGACTGTAACAGAATACTTTTTACTGACTTGAGACTGAAATGAACACAAACTGCTTGCTAGCATCGCACTCAGGAGAAATAAAGCAAGATTCTCAGCTGGTATTAATAAGCTCACTTCATGAAGGACCATAGTTAAGCTGATTTACACCAGTTAAAGGCCACTTATGGAAATTCTACAAGTATCTTGGTTGGGTTTCTTTTCATAGTGAACAAATGAAACTATACATGAAA
This window contains:
- the RIN2 gene encoding ras and Rab interactor 2; this encodes MSSVTTKTRCVDKRGSFFKLIDTIASEIGELKQEMVQTDLTVEDEATDWQSLIKDMGNVCPEKNDVKSCPRDSGYDSLSNKLSILDKLLHTHPVWLQLGLSDAEAVEILQTQPPGIFLVRKSAKLQKKVISLRLSGDCGSCLKEFAIKESTYTFSLEGSGISFADLFRLIAFYCISRDVLPFTLKLPHAIAAAKTEAQLEEIAQLGLNFWSSLANSKPPDPSPPCRPVPSDSARKDSRQLCLINGVHSIRTRTPSELECSQTNGALCFINPLFLKVHSQDVSGSLKRPSPRAPDVNGTARPRSPPPRPPPPAINSTLTSPQVSRTIKQASMPETANCQKERGSDLLHSKPTPIPPPRLKKQAACSEADGASRSAAAALRPGSTRAPEPAAAPGETLPQPALAAPRKPAAICESHIPWDGGRQRLSDMSISTSSSDSLDFDRSMPLFGYEGDTNSSLEDFEGESDQESMAPPLKPKKKRSSSFVLPKIVKSQLRKVSGVFSSFMTPEKRMIKKIAEMSRDKRTYFGCLVQDYVSFLQENKECHVSSTDMLQTIRQFMTQVKNYLSQSSELDPPIESLIPEDQI